A single region of the Oleispira antarctica RB-8 genome encodes:
- the CccA gene encoding putative Cytochrome c, class I — translation MLKRIVYSVCGAAIVGLGLFSLFAWNPSIDPVIAPIDTEYSPQIIEHGKTLAAAGYCSTCHTPPGGAPYAGNYEMHTEFGTLYSSNITPDVKTGIGSWSEAAFNRAMRTGISRDGSHLLPAFPYEHFNKMTDDDITAIYAYIMTSVPAVEQIKKENGIPFPLNIRSLQAGWKLLFADTQTFEVNTNKTEEWNRGAYLAEGIAHCGACHTPRNALGGEKYAQMYQGAAIDGWIAPSLTSTSTSPIPWRKQHFYEYLTTGNSPLHGSAAGPMAPVMHKGLSALKDSDVHAISAYFGDFAGTNATDEPESNNILKAALAAQHEQPDQRINEGARLYATACQACHYSKDQLVKGRPLIAIGSATHLDAPTNLINVILDGLRSDQGISGVVMPGFRDALSDKDISAIAAFLRQTANQSPWPKLQQQVGEIRNQPRFEH, via the coding sequence ATGCTAAAACGCATCGTTTATAGCGTATGTGGCGCTGCTATTGTTGGACTAGGCTTATTCAGTTTATTCGCTTGGAATCCTTCAATTGATCCCGTCATAGCTCCCATTGATACTGAATACTCCCCACAAATTATTGAACATGGAAAAACGCTAGCAGCCGCAGGTTACTGCAGCACTTGTCATACACCTCCTGGTGGTGCGCCGTATGCTGGTAATTACGAAATGCATACCGAATTTGGCACTCTATATTCCAGTAACATTACTCCCGATGTTAAAACGGGTATTGGTAGCTGGTCAGAAGCCGCTTTTAACCGGGCAATGCGTACCGGCATCAGTCGTGATGGCAGCCATTTATTACCGGCCTTTCCTTATGAGCATTTTAATAAAATGACAGACGATGATATTACGGCTATTTATGCCTATATCATGACGTCGGTGCCTGCGGTTGAGCAGATCAAAAAAGAAAATGGCATTCCATTCCCTCTTAATATCCGCAGTCTTCAAGCGGGTTGGAAGTTATTATTTGCTGATACGCAGACGTTTGAAGTGAATACTAATAAAACGGAAGAGTGGAATCGTGGAGCCTATCTTGCGGAAGGTATTGCCCATTGTGGTGCATGTCATACCCCGCGTAATGCATTGGGTGGCGAAAAATACGCGCAAATGTATCAGGGTGCCGCGATTGATGGTTGGATTGCTCCGTCATTAACCTCTACCAGTACTTCTCCTATTCCTTGGCGTAAGCAACACTTTTATGAATACTTAACCACGGGTAACTCGCCTTTGCATGGCAGTGCTGCAGGCCCAATGGCTCCGGTGATGCATAAAGGGTTATCGGCTCTGAAAGACAGTGATGTGCACGCTATTAGCGCTTATTTCGGTGATTTTGCAGGTACTAACGCAACCGATGAACCAGAATCTAATAACATTCTGAAAGCGGCATTAGCGGCGCAGCATGAGCAGCCGGATCAGCGAATTAATGAAGGCGCTCGTTTATATGCAACCGCATGCCAAGCGTGTCATTACAGCAAAGATCAGTTAGTGAAAGGTCGCCCATTGATTGCTATTGGTTCAGCGACGCATCTTGATGCCCCCACTAATTTGATTAACGTCATTCTGGATGGTTTGCGCAGCGATCAAGGCATTAGTGGTGTTGTTATGCCAGGATTCCGCGATGCTTTGAGCGATAAAGATATCAGTGCCATTGCCGCTTTTTTACGTCAAACGGCGAATCAGAGCCCTTGGCCTAAATTGCAACAACAAGTTGGCGAAATTCGTAATCAGCCTCGATTCGAGCACTAA
- a CDS encoding Putative transglutaminase domain protein, translating to MKRYKIIHRTYYNYTNTVTLGAHELLLRPREGHDLRIESFELKITPTAKVYWHRDVEGNSVAVANFTRSTQQLTVESEVIIQQYNESPLDFIVADYAINYPFSYDEADQFLLSPYRVLPDQETRELLNNWIFNVWKSNEQIQTYTLLQRLTETIYKTLVYKVREEPGVQSVRETLSLGSGSCRDFALLFMEAVKCLGLASRFVSGYLYAPLMSSQVGSTHAWAEVYLPGGGWKGFDPTIGDIVGTDHIPVAVSRLAEAVPPISGSYAGSAKSQLDVGVWVSEC from the coding sequence ATGAAACGTTATAAAATTATTCATCGTACCTATTACAATTATACCAACACAGTGACACTGGGGGCGCATGAATTGCTTTTGCGTCCTCGTGAAGGCCATGATCTTCGTATCGAGTCTTTTGAGCTAAAAATTACTCCCACTGCAAAAGTCTATTGGCATCGCGATGTTGAAGGTAATTCTGTTGCAGTTGCTAATTTTACTCGCTCCACGCAACAGCTCACCGTTGAAAGTGAAGTGATCATTCAGCAATATAATGAATCCCCCTTGGATTTTATTGTGGCTGATTATGCGATTAATTATCCTTTTAGTTATGACGAGGCTGATCAGTTTTTGTTGTCTCCTTATCGGGTATTACCTGATCAAGAGACTCGAGAGCTTTTGAATAACTGGATCTTTAATGTATGGAAATCGAATGAGCAGATTCAAACCTATACTTTATTACAGCGGCTTACTGAAACGATCTATAAAACACTGGTGTACAAAGTTAGGGAAGAGCCAGGTGTTCAATCGGTGCGAGAAACGTTGTCGCTGGGTTCTGGCTCTTGTCGTGATTTTGCCTTGCTGTTTATGGAAGCCGTAAAGTGCTTGGGTCTTGCCTCGCGTTTTGTCAGTGGCTATTTGTATGCGCCATTGATGTCGAGCCAAGTAGGATCGACTCATGCTTGGGCTGAGGTTTATTTGCCGGGTGGCGGTTGGAAAGGCTTTGATCCTACGATTGGCGACATTGTCGGAACCGATCATATACCCGTCGCGGTATCGCGTTTGGCGGAAGCGGTCCCGCCTATTTCTGGGTCTTACGCGGGTTCGGCTAAATCACAGCTTGATGTTGGTGTTTGGGTGAGTGAATGCTAG
- a CDS encoding MscS Mechanosensitive ion channel protein gives MIFDQLINLFGQFSASVHAEFSQSETYIQLGLILAIYGLAIIVSNRIRKYVPFFNIKNEPEGHFPLQKKIISKLGDYIAPVLAVLILRILIEVDGEAANHLWIKKTALTLGILFIFNSIIKDFVSNQFVTAVLRWVGMPILFLHLLDVLIGLIEILESISLSIGNIEISAYGIARVSIFGSLLFWLGRATNKTGGEIIRKQEKLDLRTREVAAKLFEIGTFTLIALLLLQVMGINLTALAVFGGAIGVGIGLGLQAIASNFISGFIILLDRSVSIGDYIELEDGSKGVVRQLSMRATTLETFDGKDIVVPNEKFIVGTFTNWTHKDKNQRYRVDFSVAYHSDIRELVEIIKVVVSSHPQVFSGDAVPLEERPDCEIDSFGDSGINMFVEFWMEGIDDGKNRVGGDLMLMILEALQQNGFEIPFPQREVRILNESNMTALSSSNTTPK, from the coding sequence GTGATATTTGATCAACTAATCAACTTATTTGGGCAATTTAGTGCGAGTGTTCATGCTGAATTTTCTCAATCCGAAACGTATATTCAGTTAGGACTTATTTTAGCCATTTATGGACTCGCGATTATTGTTTCTAATCGTATTAGAAAATATGTTCCTTTCTTCAATATTAAAAATGAACCCGAGGGTCATTTCCCACTACAAAAAAAGATCATTAGTAAGTTGGGTGACTATATCGCGCCCGTACTAGCCGTATTAATTTTAAGGATACTGATTGAGGTGGATGGCGAAGCGGCTAATCATCTGTGGATTAAAAAGACAGCACTAACACTGGGTATCCTTTTTATATTTAATTCCATTATTAAAGACTTTGTCTCGAATCAGTTTGTCACGGCGGTGCTTAGGTGGGTCGGTATGCCGATACTATTTTTGCATCTGCTCGATGTATTAATTGGTCTTATTGAAATTCTAGAGTCTATCTCGCTTTCGATTGGCAATATTGAAATCTCGGCTTATGGCATTGCCAGAGTCTCAATATTTGGCTCGTTATTATTTTGGTTAGGTCGTGCGACAAACAAAACGGGTGGCGAAATTATTCGCAAGCAAGAGAAGCTTGATCTACGGACGAGAGAAGTTGCTGCCAAATTATTTGAAATAGGAACCTTTACGTTAATCGCATTGTTATTGCTGCAAGTTATGGGCATTAACTTAACCGCTTTAGCCGTTTTTGGTGGTGCTATCGGCGTGGGTATTGGTTTGGGGTTGCAAGCCATTGCATCGAATTTCATATCGGGTTTTATTATTCTATTAGATCGTTCGGTTTCTATTGGCGACTATATTGAACTGGAAGATGGAAGTAAGGGGGTTGTTAGGCAGTTGAGTATGCGTGCGACGACGCTAGAAACCTTTGATGGTAAAGACATCGTTGTTCCTAATGAGAAGTTTATTGTCGGTACTTTTACTAACTGGACTCATAAAGATAAGAATCAGCGTTATCGAGTGGACTTTTCAGTCGCGTATCATTCTGATATCCGAGAATTAGTTGAAATTATTAAGGTTGTTGTGTCGAGTCATCCGCAAGTATTCAGTGGTGATGCTGTACCTCTTGAAGAGCGCCCTGATTGTGAAATAGATAGCTTTGGCGATTCTGGTATTAATATGTTTGTAGAGTTTTGGATGGAGGGCATTGATGATGGAAAGAATCGAGTGGGTGGCGATCTTATGTTGATGATTCTAGAAGCACTGCAACAGAATGGTTTTGAAATTCCTTTCCCACAAAGAGAAGTTCGTATCTTGAATGAAAGCAATATGACTGCGCTTAGTTCAAGTAATACCACGCCAAAATAA